From Onychostoma macrolepis isolate SWU-2019 chromosome 05, ASM1243209v1, whole genome shotgun sequence, one genomic window encodes:
- the rchy1 gene encoding RING finger and CHY zinc finger domain-containing protein 1 isoform X4 — MAATQVGCEHYVRSCLLKAPCCGKFYVCRLCHDGEENHQMDRFKVREVKCAACNTIQECVENVSRQNCPVCMEDIHTSRIGAHVLPCGHLLHKTCFEDMFRTGAYRCPLCMHSAFNMKEFWEERDKEIAQTPMPTEYQDTRVRIICNDCQARSTVSFHVLGMKCSSCGSYNTAQDGGLIAAPPVDARQPAEQTLEEEPNTEHHE, encoded by the exons ATGGCTGCTACACAAGTTGGATGTGAGCATTACGTTCGCAGCTGTTTGTTAAAA GCGCCCTGCTGTGGGAAGTTTTATGTTTGCAGACTCTGTCATGATGGTGAAGAGAACCATCAAATGGACCGATTTAAGGTCCGAGAGGTCAAATGTGCAGCATGCAATACTATTCAAGAG TGTGTTGAGAATGTCTCCAGGCAGAACTGCCCTGTATGTATGGAGGACATCCACACGTCCAGAATAGGGGCTCATGTGCTCCCCTGCGGTCATCTGCTACACAA AACATGCTTTGAGGAcatgttcagaactgg TGCTTACCGCTGTCCTCTGTGTATGCATTCGGCCTTCAACATGAAGGAGTTCTGGGAAGAGAGAGATAAGGAAATTGCCCAGACTCCCATGCCCACAGAGTACCAGGACACTAGAGTCAGG ATCATATGCAATGACTGCCAGGCTCGCTCCACTGTCTCCTTCCACGTGTTGGGCATGAAATGCAGCTCCTGTGGCTCTTATAACACTGCGCAGGACGGCGGGCTGATCGCGGCCCCTCCTGTAGACGCACGACAGCCTGCAGAGCAGACACTCGAAGAAGAGCCCAACACAGAGCACCACGAGTGA
- the rchy1 gene encoding RING finger and CHY zinc finger domain-containing protein 1 isoform X2, translating to MAATQVGCEHYVRSCLLKAPCCGKFYVCRLCHDGEENHQMDRFKVREVKCAACNTIQEAQQMCKECEVKFGEYYCDICHLFDKDKKQYHCQPCGICRIGPREKYFHCTKCNLCLATDLKDNHKCVENVSRQNCPVCMEDIHTSRIGAHVLPCGHLLHKTCFEDMFRTGAYRCPLCMHSAFNMKEFWEERDKEIAQTPMPTEYQDTRVRIICNDCQARSTVSFHVLGMKCSSCGSYNTAQDGGLIAAPPVDARQPAEQTLEEEPNTEHHE from the exons ATGGCTGCTACACAAGTTGGATGTGAGCATTACGTTCGCAGCTGTTTGTTAAAA GCGCCCTGCTGTGGGAAGTTTTATGTTTGCAGACTCTGTCATGATGGTGAAGAGAACCATCAAATGGACCGATTTAAGGTCCGAGAGGTCAAATGTGCAGCATGCAATACTATTCAAGAG GCTCAACAGATGTGTAAAGAATGTGAAGTGAAGTTTGGGGAGTATTACTGTGACATTTGCCATCTCTTTGATAAAGACAAAAAGCAGTACCACTGCCAGCCCTGCGGGATATGCAG AATTGGCCCAAGAGAGAAATACTTCCATTGTACAAAGTGCAATCTATGTTTAGCCACTGATCTTAAAGATAATCACAAG TGTGTTGAGAATGTCTCCAGGCAGAACTGCCCTGTATGTATGGAGGACATCCACACGTCCAGAATAGGGGCTCATGTGCTCCCCTGCGGTCATCTGCTACACAA AACATGCTTTGAGGAcatgttcagaactgg TGCTTACCGCTGTCCTCTGTGTATGCATTCGGCCTTCAACATGAAGGAGTTCTGGGAAGAGAGAGATAAGGAAATTGCCCAGACTCCCATGCCCACAGAGTACCAGGACACTAGAGTCAGG ATCATATGCAATGACTGCCAGGCTCGCTCCACTGTCTCCTTCCACGTGTTGGGCATGAAATGCAGCTCCTGTGGCTCTTATAACACTGCGCAGGACGGCGGGCTGATCGCGGCCCCTCCTGTAGACGCACGACAGCCTGCAGAGCAGACACTCGAAGAAGAGCCCAACACAGAGCACCACGAGTGA
- the rchy1 gene encoding RING finger and CHY zinc finger domain-containing protein 1 isoform X1: MSAVAPRRPPQAWSAITEPEEEAPCCGKFYVCRLCHDGEENHQMDRFKVREVKCAACNTIQEAQQMCKECEVKFGEYYCDICHLFDKDKKQYHCQPCGICRIGPREKYFHCTKCNLCLATDLKDNHKCVENVSRQNCPVCMEDIHTSRIGAHVLPCGHLLHKTCFEDMFRTGAYRCPLCMHSAFNMKEFWEERDKEIAQTPMPTEYQDTRVRIICNDCQARSTVSFHVLGMKCSSCGSYNTAQDGGLIAAPPVDARQPAEQTLEEEPNTEHHE; this comes from the exons GCGCCCTGCTGTGGGAAGTTTTATGTTTGCAGACTCTGTCATGATGGTGAAGAGAACCATCAAATGGACCGATTTAAGGTCCGAGAGGTCAAATGTGCAGCATGCAATACTATTCAAGAG GCTCAACAGATGTGTAAAGAATGTGAAGTGAAGTTTGGGGAGTATTACTGTGACATTTGCCATCTCTTTGATAAAGACAAAAAGCAGTACCACTGCCAGCCCTGCGGGATATGCAG AATTGGCCCAAGAGAGAAATACTTCCATTGTACAAAGTGCAATCTATGTTTAGCCACTGATCTTAAAGATAATCACAAG TGTGTTGAGAATGTCTCCAGGCAGAACTGCCCTGTATGTATGGAGGACATCCACACGTCCAGAATAGGGGCTCATGTGCTCCCCTGCGGTCATCTGCTACACAA AACATGCTTTGAGGAcatgttcagaactgg TGCTTACCGCTGTCCTCTGTGTATGCATTCGGCCTTCAACATGAAGGAGTTCTGGGAAGAGAGAGATAAGGAAATTGCCCAGACTCCCATGCCCACAGAGTACCAGGACACTAGAGTCAGG ATCATATGCAATGACTGCCAGGCTCGCTCCACTGTCTCCTTCCACGTGTTGGGCATGAAATGCAGCTCCTGTGGCTCTTATAACACTGCGCAGGACGGCGGGCTGATCGCGGCCCCTCCTGTAGACGCACGACAGCCTGCAGAGCAGACACTCGAAGAAGAGCCCAACACAGAGCACCACGAGTGA